The segment TTGCTCAGTgctcacagctgctgcagaggaaacacacCACCAACAGGAGCTTCCTGCTCGCTGCTCACCTGAACGACCATTAAATGACTCCAACATTTCTGGTGTTCCACCTCAGAGCAGCTTCTGAGACTGTGTGAGTCATGAGTCACTTCTAGAGAGACTTTATGAACTGGTTCAGGCTCTGAGGATCAGGTGTTACGAGTTTTAAGTCCAGACCTCAAGCTGCGGAGGACAACCTGAACTTTAGAAACTTCAACATGAACAGAAATCCAGGAAAATGAGTCGTTTTGACTTCACAACGAGTTCAATCGTCCAAATCAGCATCGGAGGAAAGAGCTGAAGGTTTCTAGAAGATGAGTTCAATGAAAACTCAGAATAAATGAATCCTGAGTTTAGTGAAGCTGGGAgtctgtcaccatggtaacagactcCCAGCATGCTGGGTCCACTGGTGTGGATGAGAgggtgagagggtgaatgggtGAATTTTCAAAGAGGCTGAAGCTCACTAAGAATTTTAATCTGATAAAAActacatcattttaaaatgatttcaacaTTTCTGGTGACATTTGAATGGGCTTCCGCTTAGTTTGAGAtcttttccagttttaaagtttgacNcatgctgtttttattttgttttttaattatgtaaagcaccttgaaatgccttgctgctgaaatgtgctatacaaataaaatttgattgattgatacaACCAAAACCAGGAATATTTACGAACCATCACGGCTCCGATCACAGAGTCGAACCTTTCAGGGAAACcagtcaaactttaaaactggaaaagaTCTCAAACTAAGCGGAAGCCCATTCAAATGTCACCAGAAAtgttgaaatcattttaaaatgatgtagTTTTTATCAGATTAAAATTCTTAGTGAGCTTCAGCCTCTTTGAAAATTCacccattcaccctctcacccTCTCATCCACACCAGTGGACCCAGCATGCTGGgagtctgttaccatggtgacagacTCCCAGCTTCACTAAACTCAGGATTCATTTATTCTGAGTTTTCATTGAACTCATCTTCTAGAAACCTTCAGCTCTTTCCTCCGATGCTGATTTGGACGATTGAACTCGTTGTGAAGTCAAAACGACTCATTTTCCTGGATTTCTGTTCATGTTGAAGTTTCTAAAGTTCAGGTTGTCCTCCGCAGCTTGAGGTCTGGACTTAAAACTCGTAACACCTGATCCTCAGAGCCTGAACCAGTTCATAAAGTCTCTCTAGAAGTGACTCATGACTCACACAGTCTCAGAAGCTGCTCTGAGGTGGAACACCAGAAATGTTGGAGTCATTTAATGGTCGTTCAGGTGAGCAGCGAGCAGGAAGCTCCTGTTGGTGgtgtgtttcctctgcagcagctgtgagcACTGAGCAATCAGCTCCAATCAGCTCCAGCTGCTGTCAGGAGCATTTAAAGCAGCTCCNcagctgtttgattgatttattagtcagacctgtgaagacgctgttgcagtaatcaatgcggCTAAAGAAACATCACAATGAACACGTGGGACCATCAGAGCCTTCTGCCACTCAGGAATCTGTTCAAAATGGTTTCCTTTCAGCTCTGTGGTTACCATGGCATTTACAAACACGAAACAGAGAAAATTCAGCAGCTGTGAGCACTGAGCAATCAGCTCCAATCAGCTCCAGCTGCTGTCAGGAGCATTTaaagcagctcctgcaggttGGAGTCACTGTCAGCAGCTCAGAGCTTTGTGTTGGTGCAGTCTGTCAGCTTTACCTGTAGCAGGATGAGGTGAggaagtgtttctgtgtgtcctAACATCAGCTGCTCAATGCTTTCCCTTCTGCTCTGACCTGTGTTGCTAACCTGAGGAGCTGCCTGTCCCTGCAGGGTGCTGTGGATTTCTTTCCTGCTGATTGGAAGCATCAGCTGCCTTCCTCAACAACAAGGTGAGCCTGAACAGGAGCTGCTGGGAGCTGTTTGAAGCTGGACCTGCTGCTGACTCTAGTTGTTTCTCCTCAGGCGGTGGAGGTGGCCAGCCCTGGTGGTGGTTTGCTTCATCTTCTGGACAGGATCCCTCCAGTCCAAGCGAGCAGAAACCTACAGGACAGCTCGGTGGTTCTGGCAGCTACAGCAGCTATCCAGGCCTGTACTACAGCGGCACCAACACCGCTGGGGGTGCCGGTGGCTCTTATTCTGGTGTCCAACAACATGGCGGCTCTCAGGAGGGTCAGCAGGGGGCTCCAGGCAGCGGCGGCCCTTACCAGTCTACAGAGGAGAGCTGGAGCTCTTCATCTGATACCAGCGGCGAGGACGAGCCGGTCTTCACTCCCGTGGATGACGAGGATCAGGTGTACGCTTTCAAGTCTCGCT is part of the Kryptolebias marmoratus isolate JLee-2015 linkage group LG11, ASM164957v2, whole genome shotgun sequence genome and harbors:
- the LOC108250935 gene encoding glycine-rich cell wall structural protein 1.8-like, which produces MRVLWISFLLIGSISCLPQQQGGGGGQPWWWFASSSGQDPSSPSEQKPTGQLGGSGSYSSYPGLYYSGTNTAGGAGGSYSGVQQHGGSQEGQQGAPGSGGPYQSTEESWSSSSDTSGEDEPVFTPVDDEDQVYAFKSRSRYNRKSLRFHQFRYTPTGTRFSQDPVLPHHGKKPRPQDPVKGGY